In Streptomyces sp. NBC_01707, a genomic segment contains:
- a CDS encoding LLM class flavin-dependent oxidoreductase, which translates to MQFGIFTVGDVTTDPTTGRTPTEHERIKATLAIALKAEEVGLDVFATGEHHNPPFVPSSPTTTLGYIAARTENLILSTSTTLITTNDPVKIAEDYATLQHLADGRVDLMMGRGNTGPVYPWFGKDIRQGIPLAVENYALLHKLWREDVVDWAGKFRTPLQSFTATPRPLDGVPPFVWHGSIRSPEIAEQAAYYGDGFFHNNIFWPIEHTKKMVNLYRQRYAHYGHGTAEQAIVGLGGQVFMRKNSQDAVREFRPYFDNAPVYGHGPSLEDFSQQTPLTVGSPQEVIERTLSFRDAVGDYQRQLFLMDHAGLPLKTVLEQLDILGEEVVPVLRKEFANLRPAGVPDSAPVHPAVAARTKEI; encoded by the coding sequence ATGCAGTTCGGGATCTTCACCGTCGGAGACGTCACCACCGACCCCACGACCGGTAGGACACCGACCGAGCACGAGCGGATCAAGGCGACCCTCGCGATCGCGCTGAAGGCCGAGGAGGTGGGGCTGGACGTCTTCGCGACCGGCGAGCACCACAACCCGCCGTTCGTCCCGTCCTCGCCGACGACCACGCTCGGCTACATCGCCGCCCGCACCGAGAACCTGATCCTTTCCACGTCCACCACCCTCATCACCACCAACGATCCGGTGAAGATCGCCGAGGACTACGCGACGCTCCAGCACCTCGCGGACGGCCGTGTCGACCTGATGATGGGTCGCGGCAACACCGGCCCGGTGTACCCGTGGTTCGGCAAGGACATCCGCCAGGGCATCCCGCTCGCCGTCGAGAACTACGCGCTGCTGCACAAGCTGTGGCGTGAGGACGTCGTCGACTGGGCGGGCAAGTTCCGCACACCGCTGCAGTCGTTCACCGCGACCCCGCGCCCGCTGGACGGTGTCCCGCCGTTCGTCTGGCACGGCTCGATCCGCTCCCCGGAGATCGCCGAGCAGGCCGCGTACTACGGCGACGGCTTCTTCCACAACAACATCTTCTGGCCCATCGAGCACACCAAGAAGATGGTGAACCTCTACCGCCAGCGGTACGCGCACTACGGGCACGGCACCGCCGAGCAGGCCATCGTGGGCCTCGGCGGCCAGGTGTTCATGCGGAAGAACTCGCAGGACGCGGTGCGGGAGTTCCGCCCGTACTTCGACAACGCGCCGGTCTACGGACACGGCCCGTCCCTGGAGGACTTCTCGCAGCAGACACCGCTCACCGTCGGCTCCCCGCAGGAGGTCATCGAGCGGACCCTGTCGTTCCGTGACGCCGTGGGCGACTACCAGCGCCAGCTGTTCCTGATGGACCACGCGGGCCTCCCGCTGAAGACGGTCCTGGAGCAGCTCGACATCCTCGGCGAGGAGGTCGTCCCGGTACTGCGCAAGGAGTTCGCCAACCTCCGGCCGGCCGGAGTGCCGGACTCCGCACCGGTCCACCCCGCCGTCGCCGCCCGCACCAAGGAGATCTGA
- a CDS encoding FMN reductase has protein sequence MQTEALKIVAVSAGLSQPSSTRLLADRLAAAARERLATDQDRPVEIRVIELRDLAVDIANHLVTGFPPQALDEAIDAVAAADGLIAVSPVFTASYSGLFKSFFDLIDHTALTGKPVLIAATGGTARHSLVLEHAMRPLFTYLRATVVPTSVYAASEDWGSSGDEYTEGLPSRIRRAGGELARMVSGGRAASGASRAPGLDDEVVPFEQQLADLRLD, from the coding sequence ATGCAGACCGAGGCTCTGAAGATCGTCGCCGTCTCCGCCGGGCTGAGCCAGCCGTCGTCGACCCGACTACTGGCCGACCGGCTGGCGGCGGCCGCCCGGGAGCGGCTGGCCACCGATCAGGACAGGCCGGTCGAGATCCGGGTGATCGAGTTGCGTGATCTGGCCGTCGACATCGCGAACCACCTGGTGACGGGCTTCCCGCCGCAGGCGCTGGACGAGGCGATCGACGCGGTGGCGGCGGCGGACGGGCTGATAGCCGTGTCCCCGGTCTTCACGGCCTCGTACAGCGGTCTGTTCAAGTCGTTCTTCGACCTGATCGACCACACGGCACTGACCGGCAAGCCCGTCCTGATCGCGGCGACCGGCGGCACCGCCCGGCACTCGCTCGTCCTGGAACACGCGATGCGGCCGCTCTTCACATACCTGCGGGCCACCGTCGTACCGACCTCCGTGTACGCGGCGTCGGAGGACTGGGGCTCGTCCGGCGACGAGTACACCGAGGGGCTGCCGTCCCGGATCCGGCGCGCGGGCGGCGAGCTCGCGCGCATGGTCTCCGGCGGCCGGGCGGCCTCCGGCGCCTCGAGGGCTCCTGGGCTCGACGACGAGGTGGTGCCGTTCGAGCAGCAGCTCGCCGATCTGCGGCTGGACTGA
- a CDS encoding universal stress protein: protein MGRIVVGVDGSESSIKALHWAVRQAELTGDSVEAVNSWEYPATSWASMMPGMPEDFDPQAVAIVSLTEALEEALGAEGAAAVSKIVVIGNPAEALLDRAKGANLLVVGARGYSGFKATLLGSVSLHVTQHAPCPVTVVRD from the coding sequence ATGGGCAGGATCGTGGTGGGCGTGGACGGCTCCGAGTCGTCGATCAAGGCGCTGCACTGGGCCGTACGCCAGGCCGAGCTGACCGGTGACTCGGTGGAGGCGGTCAACAGCTGGGAGTACCCCGCGACCAGCTGGGCGTCCATGATGCCGGGCATGCCGGAGGACTTCGATCCGCAGGCCGTGGCGATCGTGTCGCTCACCGAGGCACTGGAGGAGGCCCTCGGCGCGGAGGGCGCGGCCGCGGTCAGCAAGATCGTGGTGATCGGCAACCCGGCCGAAGCCCTGCTGGACCGGGCGAAGGGCGCGAACCTGCTGGTCGTCGGGGCGCGCGGGTACAGCGGGTTCAAGGCGACCCTGCTCGGCTCGGTAAGCCTCCATGTCACCCAGCACGCGCCGTGCCCGGTGACGGTCGTCCGCGACTGA
- a CDS encoding MerR family transcriptional regulator yields the protein MEREVRAKGTAALVTIGEFARSSRLSAKALRRYDELGLLRPALVDPVNGYRYYDGTQVGTARLVAWLRRIGMPLAGIKEVVALDAGAAAAAIRAYWAQVEAETAARRDLAAFLVDHLAAEEVEMSQVMDRGSLGTLGIRYAAQSDQGAVRATNQDAAFAGARLLAVADGFGERGAGASTAAIDALKPVARSAVPAAELLNALEDAADQAARAVRDAVAGSGAPDESGTTLTAMVWTGSQLGLVHIGDSRAYLLRGGELFRITHDHSLVQSMIDDGSLTEEEAASHPQRALLLKALGGGSGQDGPARADVQLREARPGDRYLLCSDGLSAVVDGTELSGALSAADGPDTAVRELVALAHAAGGPDNVACVVADVVAL from the coding sequence GTGGAACGCGAGGTGCGTGCGAAGGGCACGGCGGCGCTCGTGACGATCGGGGAGTTCGCCCGGTCGTCACGGCTGTCCGCGAAGGCCCTGCGCCGCTACGACGAGCTGGGACTGCTCCGGCCCGCCCTGGTCGATCCGGTGAACGGCTACCGGTACTACGACGGGACGCAGGTGGGGACGGCCAGGCTGGTGGCCTGGCTGCGCCGGATCGGGATGCCGCTGGCCGGGATCAAGGAGGTGGTCGCGCTCGATGCGGGCGCGGCGGCCGCGGCGATCCGGGCGTACTGGGCGCAGGTGGAGGCCGAGACGGCGGCCCGGCGGGACCTGGCGGCCTTCCTCGTCGACCATCTGGCAGCGGAGGAAGTCGAAATGTCGCAGGTCATGGACCGGGGAAGCTTGGGGACGCTCGGAATCCGGTACGCGGCGCAGTCCGACCAGGGTGCGGTGCGCGCTACCAACCAGGACGCGGCGTTCGCCGGGGCCCGGCTGCTCGCGGTCGCCGACGGGTTCGGGGAACGCGGCGCGGGGGCGAGCACGGCGGCGATCGATGCGCTGAAGCCGGTTGCGCGGAGTGCGGTGCCGGCCGCGGAGCTTCTGAACGCCCTGGAGGATGCGGCGGACCAGGCCGCACGGGCGGTACGGGACGCGGTCGCGGGGAGCGGTGCGCCGGACGAATCGGGGACGACGCTGACCGCGATGGTGTGGACCGGTTCGCAGCTGGGCCTGGTGCACATCGGGGACTCGCGGGCGTATCTGCTGCGAGGCGGTGAACTGTTCCGGATCACGCACGACCACAGCCTGGTCCAGTCGATGATCGACGACGGTTCGCTCACCGAGGAGGAGGCGGCCTCGCACCCGCAGCGCGCGCTGCTGCTCAAGGCGCTGGGGGGCGGGTCCGGTCAGGACGGTCCGGCGCGAGCCGACGTACAGCTGCGGGAGGCCAGGCCCGGAGACCGCTATCTGCTCTGTTCGGACGGCCTGTCGGCGGTGGTCGACGGTACGGAACTGTCCGGGGCGCTGAGCGCGGCGGACGGCCCCGACACAGCCGTACGGGAACTGGTCGCCCTGGCGCACGCGGCAGGTGGCCCGGACAACGTGGCCTGCGTCGTCGCGGACGTGGTGGCGCTGTAG